One part of the Streptomyces ferrugineus genome encodes these proteins:
- a CDS encoding LutB/LldF family L-lactate oxidation iron-sulfur protein has product MSGTYLGMPAFPKAAHGAVHDSTLRGNLRHATHTIRAKRAKAVAEVSDWAELREAGKRIKDHTLRHLDRYLVRLEESVTAAGGTVHWAADADEANRIVTDLVKATGESEVVKVKSMATQEIGLNEALEAEGIRAYETDLAELIVQLGKDRPSHILVPAIHRNRGEIRDIFTHEMGEWGRPAPEGLTDTPAELAEAARLHLREKFLRAKVGVSGANFMVAETGTLVVVESEGNGRMCLTLPETLISVVGIEKIVPTWRDLEVFLQTLPRSSTAERMNPYTSTWTGTTDDDGPRTFHLVLLDNGRTDTLADEVGRQALRCIRCSACLNVCPVYERAGGHAYGSVYPGPIGAILSPQLRGVTSEIDASLPYASSLCGACYEVCPVAIDIPEVLVHLRERVVEGGEVTAQGNKVVLKPAKGHAAERAAMRAARWAFSRPGALRTGQRLASRTRRLHPRSLPGPGRAWSGTRDLPALPAEPFRDWWQRTHGGRDGAK; this is encoded by the coding sequence ATGAGTGGGACGTATCTCGGGATGCCGGCCTTTCCGAAGGCCGCGCACGGGGCCGTGCACGACTCGACTCTGCGCGGCAATCTGCGGCACGCCACGCACACGATCCGCGCCAAGCGGGCCAAGGCGGTCGCCGAGGTGTCCGACTGGGCGGAGCTGCGCGAGGCGGGCAAGCGGATCAAGGACCATACGCTGCGTCATCTCGACCGGTATCTGGTGCGGTTGGAGGAGTCGGTCACGGCGGCGGGCGGCACCGTCCACTGGGCCGCCGACGCCGACGAGGCCAACCGGATCGTGACGGACCTGGTGAAGGCGACCGGCGAGTCGGAGGTCGTCAAGGTCAAGTCGATGGCCACGCAGGAGATCGGGCTGAACGAGGCACTGGAGGCGGAGGGCATCCGCGCCTACGAGACCGATCTCGCCGAGCTGATCGTGCAGTTGGGCAAGGACCGGCCCTCGCACATCCTCGTCCCGGCCATCCACCGCAACCGGGGCGAGATCCGGGACATCTTCACCCACGAGATGGGAGAGTGGGGCCGGCCGGCGCCCGAGGGCCTGACCGACACGCCCGCCGAACTGGCGGAGGCGGCACGCCTGCACCTGCGCGAGAAGTTCCTGCGCGCCAAGGTCGGCGTCTCCGGCGCCAACTTCATGGTCGCCGAGACCGGCACCCTGGTCGTCGTGGAGTCCGAGGGCAACGGGCGGATGTGCCTGACCCTGCCCGAGACGCTGATCTCGGTCGTCGGCATCGAGAAGATCGTGCCCACCTGGCGGGACCTGGAGGTGTTCCTGCAGACCCTGCCCCGCTCCTCGACCGCCGAGCGCATGAACCCGTACACGTCCACGTGGACCGGCACCACGGACGACGACGGGCCGCGCACCTTCCACCTGGTGCTGCTGGACAACGGCCGCACCGACACCCTCGCCGACGAGGTCGGCCGCCAGGCCCTGCGCTGCATCCGCTGCTCGGCGTGCCTGAACGTGTGCCCGGTGTACGAGCGGGCCGGCGGACACGCCTACGGCTCGGTCTACCCCGGCCCGATCGGCGCCATCCTGAGCCCTCAGCTGAGGGGCGTGACCAGCGAGATCGACGCGTCTTTGCCGTACGCCTCGTCGCTGTGCGGCGCCTGTTACGAGGTGTGCCCGGTCGCCATCGACATCCCCGAGGTGCTGGTGCATCTGCGGGAGCGGGTCGTTGAGGGCGGCGAGGTGACGGCTCAGGGCAACAAGGTGGTGCTCAAACCCGCGAAGGGGCATGCCGCCGAGCGGGCCGCGATGCGGGCGGCGCGCTGGGCGTTCAGCCGCCCGGGCGCGCTGCGCACCGGCCAGCGGCTCGCCTCGCGCACCCGCCGGCTGCATCCGCGCTCCCTGCCGGGGCCGGGCAGGGCGTGGAGCGGGACCCGGGATCTGCCGGCCCTGCCGGCGGAGCCGTTCCGGGACTGGTGGCAGCGCACGCACGGTGGAAGGGACGGCGCCAAGTGA
- a CDS encoding (Fe-S)-binding protein, whose product MRVALFLTCVNDTLYPDTGRAVVKLLTRLGVEVDFPMAQTCCGQAHYNTGYRHEAEPLARHFSDVFGEYEAIVTPSGSCGAMVRELYPRMGERARAEGRGDALAATLAPVVPKTYELTEFLVDVLGVTDVGAYYPHKVTYHPTCHGLRGLGLGERPRRLLKAVKGLELVELPGAEECCGFGGTFALKNSDVSAAMGADKVHNAESTGAEVLCAADNSCLMHIGGTMARLRTGMRPVHIAEILASTEEEPAA is encoded by the coding sequence ATGCGTGTCGCCCTGTTCCTGACCTGCGTCAACGACACGCTCTATCCGGACACCGGGCGCGCCGTGGTGAAACTGCTGACCAGGCTGGGCGTCGAGGTCGACTTCCCGATGGCCCAGACTTGTTGCGGACAGGCGCACTACAACACCGGATACCGCCATGAGGCCGAGCCGCTGGCCCGGCATTTCTCCGATGTCTTCGGGGAGTACGAGGCGATCGTCACCCCGTCCGGATCGTGCGGGGCGATGGTGCGGGAGCTGTATCCGCGCATGGGTGAGCGGGCGCGGGCGGAGGGGCGCGGGGACGCCCTCGCGGCGACGCTGGCGCCCGTGGTGCCGAAGACGTACGAGCTGACGGAGTTCCTGGTGGATGTGCTGGGGGTGACGGATGTCGGGGCCTACTACCCGCACAAGGTGACGTACCACCCGACCTGTCACGGGCTGCGCGGGCTGGGGCTCGGCGAGCGGCCTCGGCGGCTGCTGAAGGCGGTCAAGGGGCTGGAGTTGGTGGAGTTGCCGGGGGCCGAGGAGTGCTGTGGGTTCGGTGGCACCTTCGCGCTGAAGAACTCCGATGTCTCGGCGGCGATGGGCGCGGACAAGGTGCACAACGCCGAGTCGACCGGCGCCGAGGTGCTGTGCGCGGCGGACAACTCCTGTCTGATGCACATCGGCGGGACCATGGCGCGGCTGCGGACCGGGATGCGGCCGGTGCACATCGCGGAGATTCTGGCCAGCACGGAGGAGGAGCCGGCGGCATGA